In a single window of the Thermodesulfobacteriota bacterium genome:
- a CDS encoding SDR family oxidoreductase — protein MNSLKNKVVAITGAGSGIGRALAIRLAQEGCRLALSDINASGLEETVRMTGGPGTSISSHLVDTGNRNQVYRYADEAAAHHGGVDVIINNAGVAVTESLESVSYEDFEWLININMWGVVYGTRAFLPLLKKRGKGHIVNISSINGMIPFSHNGPYNMSKYAVRAFSETLMQELAGTGVSVSSVHPGGINTNIVSNSRFYHSAGGSQNQAAAADNFSRIAKTSPDKAARIIIGGIKKNKKRIMVGMDARLMDLASRVFPIRMVMWTGLAFKKLME, from the coding sequence ATGAATTCGCTGAAAAACAAGGTGGTGGCCATTACCGGTGCGGGTTCGGGGATCGGCCGGGCCCTGGCCATACGGCTGGCGCAGGAAGGCTGCCGGCTGGCCCTGTCGGATATAAATGCGTCCGGGCTCGAGGAAACCGTCCGGATGACCGGAGGGCCTGGCACATCCATCAGCTCGCATCTGGTGGACACAGGAAACCGAAATCAGGTGTACCGGTATGCCGATGAGGCGGCGGCCCATCACGGCGGGGTGGACGTGATTATCAACAACGCCGGTGTCGCTGTCACGGAATCCCTTGAAAGCGTCTCTTATGAAGATTTTGAATGGCTCATCAACATCAACATGTGGGGCGTGGTGTATGGCACCCGGGCCTTTCTGCCCCTGCTGAAAAAACGCGGAAAAGGTCATATCGTCAATATTTCCAGCATCAACGGCATGATCCCGTTTTCCCACAACGGCCCTTACAACATGTCTAAATATGCGGTACGGGCCTTCAGCGAAACCCTGATGCAGGAACTGGCCGGCACCGGCGTTTCTGTCAGCAGCGTCCATCCCGGGGGTATCAACACCAATATCGTTTCAAACTCCCGGTTCTATCACTCGGCGGGTGGCAGCCAGAATCAGGCCGCGGCTGCCGATAATTTTTCACGGATCGCGAAAACCTCACCGGACAAAGCCGCCAGGATAATTATTGGCGGCATAAAGAAAAACAAAAAACGGATCATGGTGGGCATGGATGCCAGACTGATGGACCTGGCTTCCCGGGTTTTCCCCATTAGAATGGTTATGTGGACGGGCCTTGCATTTAAAAAATTGATGGAATAA